In the Anolis sagrei isolate rAnoSag1 chromosome 1, rAnoSag1.mat, whole genome shotgun sequence genome, ggaccaagagagcgagagagagagagagcccctccggctggaggtatctcccacctccgcccactcctttgtttttgcgcctaccttcaggaaagatgggcatctccacctctctctctctctctctctctctctctcggtcccaatggctgaggagaaagtcaggagaagaggtgacttttggtgcacacgccggggtcttcaggcatgcctccagacccaaagcgggcccggcaagggagcaaatgcagcaagtgtagttactgggattatagttcacctacaatcaaagagcattctgaactccaccaatgatggaattgaaccaaatatggcacacagaactcccacgacaaacagaaaatatatatcaatgattggttgggaagggggggggtgccaaaatactgtttgcttaccattgaaaattacctagggccacctctgagagtagattattttgatgtttttaggaGGTGACATGGGGGACAACCCTCAAAGGTCTCCTATGAAGGTCTATGGTAGCCTTTTAGCAGTTCAGAGTTGTCCATACCTGGTTTAGAACTTCACTATGCAAAGTTTTGAGATTGGGTTCTCAACTTTGGCTTGATCTGGGGTTTGGGcacactcaggggcggctcaacccatacgcaaagtaaacaattgcagtatagttggttttgcccaggggcgctcttgaggcactcttggggaaaaatagaccttgacatatgcgacttgtagttactgggatgtatagttcacctacaatcaaagagcattctgaactccgccaatgatggaattgaaccaaatatggcacacagaactcctacgacgaacagtaaatatatataacagtgattggttgggggtggggggcgccaaaatactgtttgcttaccattgaaaattacctagggccgcctctgctcccaCCCCCTCGatggtgttttattattttacagacCAGGTTAAAATAATTTTGGCACTcattgtggtgtagtggtttgaactgTGGCTTTGAGGTGGAAGGCATGGAAGCCCCCTGggtgacttaggccccttccacacagctgtataaaatcccacattttctgctttgaactggaatataggtggactcatataactcagtgataagcagatattatggattatttgccttgatattctgggttatatggctgtgtggaagggccctgagggcaAGGAACACtttctcggcctcagaggaaggaaagtgTTAAACCCCCTTTGCCTCGATTGTTTTACGATAGTTTCATCTTAGGGTTGTCATATGGTATTgattacttgaaggcacgcaaGAACAAAATTTTGGTCAGCATGTGACTATTTTTATGTAACTGTTTATCACCATGAGCATGTTTCAATAAACTTTTAAGGCAAAACACCCAGGTAGAGGACATGTTCCTAAAATGAGTTTCTTTTGTCACAGACACAATCCACCTCcaacaaaggccccttccacacagttgcaaaaaatcccacattatctgccttgaacgggaatatatggcagcatggactcagggcccttccacacagccctatattccagaatatcaaggcagaaaatcctataatatcagctttgaactggtttatccgagtccacactcagataatgtgggattttctcccttgataatctgggatataaggctgtgtggaagggcacttagataacccagttcaaagcatatattgtgggattttctgccatgatattctgggttacatggttgTGTGGGAGGGTCCTAAAATTCTGGATTCTGGTAATTCATTTATTATGATCATCATCAGAAAGAGGCAAACCTTCATGTTCTTCTGAACCCTTTTTCTTGTTGTAGAGCCAGTGACCACTGCATCTGGACATACACCGTAGTTGAAAAGCTTATCCCATAATTCATAAGGTGTGTCCTGGCCATGCTGTAATATCACTACCTTTTCTGTGTGATGGGAACTGGAGAGGAAGCTTGGGtggatctgcactgtagaattaatgcagtttgagaccacttctaCCTGCtacatgctatggaatgatggaaaTTGtgattttacaagttctttagtcttctctgccaaagcgtgctgacgcctcactaaactacaactcctgggattccatagcattgagccataaaggTTAAGGTGgcttcaaactgccttaattttagagtgtagatgcactccttgaCAAAGATACCTCCTGTTTCTGAATCTGCTGCAGTAGACTTCTTTCTAGGTGTAAGTGGAGGGTACCTGTTGCCCTGCGATATTGAGGGTGTCCCATTATACTTCAAAGATGTTTAAGGACACTACAAAAGCTATTTTTGATCTACCCAACTATATTATAATACTGCTGTGGACTACTAGAGGCTTCTTCCTCAGATGTGTAAAATGGGACCATCTTATCCTATGGAACAACAGGAAAAGTAAACAGTAAGGCCACCAGGctatttttttcccatgtcaggatcaacttgagaaactgcaagtcaattctggtgtgagagaattggccacctgcaaggacgttgcccagggcatgcctggatgtttgatgttttaccatccttttgggaggcttttctcatgtccccgcatggagagctggagctgacagagggagctcatctacactctccccagattaaaacctccaacctgtcagtcttcagttctgcctgcacaagggtttaattcactgcgccactggaggcacCTGGCTGTGAAATGCAAGCAATTCCATTTACAGCTTACTTGTGGAGCCTAGACATATTATAGCTGGTAGAACTGCCAAATATCACATTTAACCTAATTGGAAGGTGCCATTGAATGGGTAACACACCCTGCTTTTGAAGCTTCAATTTGGGGCAAAAATTcttacaatatttaaaaaaatttcCTCTGTATGCACAAACAATATCTTGTTTTTGTTACACAGTGGCTTTGTAGTGCAATCTTCCCTGTTGAGGGAATTTGAAAAAACTCACAAGTCATGCATGAGACTATAAAGGCTATTAAGTCTATGGATCCATTGGGAGGCAGTGGAAGTATGAAGCAGTACCTAACTCAACCAGATGGTAAATAGCCCTCTGGCTGAGGACAAATTAGTGGGAGCCTAACAGAGTCACTGGAGCTCCTTCACCTCCACCTCCTATCTCAAAAATaaggcagttttttttaaaaagccaccccAAAACCCTTGAATCAAAGGCGCCATAAAATCTCAGGTGCACCACGTTTTTGAACTCCCTTAAACAAGAAAAAGTGTGCCTTGGGTTCTAtgaaatatggtaattttaattagAAGACTGCAACTCTCACATCTCAGCAGCCCAAGCTAGCACAGCCAGTGGCAAAGAAtcttgggagctgcagttcagcaaCACTTGAAGTTACATAATTTCTACCTAGCTTACATACAGGGATTGGTATTCCAGGTGGGTGTTAAAATTATGACTTTCTGGCCTTAAAGTGAGACAGCGGtatataaatcttttttttttcttttcacagaAGATGAAAAGGATGAAGTGGAGGGAATATTTCTCCCAGTAGGAGTAGATCTTCACGAAATAGCCATACTGTCCAAGGCAGAATGGCAAAGGATTCAAGACAGCCTCACAGCTCGAGCCAGAGAAGTAGCACAGGCCCGTGCTGAAAGGAAAGCACGGAAAGATCTACATTTAAAGTCTCAAGCACTTGTCAAGAACTGGACCAACACTATTGCAGTAAGGGAAAAATATGCATTTCACTACCAGTGTTCCTCCttgaatgtctgaatgtatttataTCTTTTCCTCTAATGCAGAGTAAGACAAAATAATTGTTAGTCAAAAAGGTTTTAGCATAACAAGGACTGTTAGCAGATCTTGATAAATTATAAAATTGGGCAGAAATTAAAATGCAATTCAAGAGACAAGtgcaaaattctacatttagTCTACAAAACCCAAAAATGTACAGGCGGAATTTGGGTTGCAGGAGCTACATGGCTCAGCAGTGCAACATGTGAAAGGGACCTTGGGATTATCATTGATTATAGGTTGAACATAAACCAGCAGTAACATGATGTTGcagctaaaaagacaaatgctATTTTAGCATGTATTATTAGAAGAAAGGTTTTCAAATTGAGAGAACTTATCTTGAATTGCTATCCCCTGCTTCTTTCTGATTTATCATAAATAATCAACAATGCAATCCTACATGTGTTTTCTAGAAAGTAGTTCCACTGAGATGAGTGAGATTGCTTCTAACTGAGTGCCAAAGGCTATAAACATGTATGTCTACCCTTATGTAAACCTTATTGAATTCATTAGGACTTCTGATGAAACATGTTTAGTTTTATGTTGTGCCAAGGTAGCTGCAGAAGTTTACTTATATGGAAATTAATTCAAATACTGCCTTGAAAAGGAGGCATATAAGAGAAAAACAAAACTGTTATTGGATTTCATAGCAAAGGTTTCACTTTAATATGTTGAAGTGTGGTGCACTttgcctttccagacaggccctatatcccagggtctgatctcaggttttctgtttattctagATTATCTGTGATGTACTTTACCCTTGAGCAGAATGGGAGCTCAAATTGTTTGTGGTACGGTGtattggtttgagcattggactaaagacccttccagacaggccctatatcacaggatctacctcaggttttctgtttatcctagattatctgtggTGTATGTTACCCTTGAGTAGAATGAGAGCTCAAACTGTTTGTGGTGTGATGTAGTGGCTTGAGCTTTgggctaagggcccttccagacaggccctatatgccaggatctgatctcaggttttctgtgtaTCCTGGATTGTCTGGcactggggactcatataatccatcttagtgcagaaaacctggaatcagatcctgagatatagggcctgtttggaagggccctaagactctGGGGATTAAGGTTCAAATCTTTGTTCAGCCACTGGGAAACCTGCTGAGTGACTTTTGGTAAGTCACACTCTGTTGGCCTCAGAGGTAAGcaaatgacaccccccccccccccaaaaaaaacccctgtgatAGATACGCCTTAAGgatgccataaattggaaatgacttgaaggcatacaacaacccTTTTGCCTGACATTCCAAagatgttagttttggcccatcttgcCTTTGAATAACACCCCCTAATGGCAGGTATTGCTCTTCACTACAGGGTATGTCACAAATGAAACTGAAAGCAGGAAAACTacggaaagaaagggaagaggaagtgaGAAGAAACATTgacctggaagaagcaaagtacCAAGCACATAAACGAAAAGAGTTTATAGAAAAAGCCAAAATGCAACAACATTATGAAAATGAGAGAGTGAAAGGCTTCCATGTAATGTAGTTCATCTCTGCCCCCTTTCATTTTCATGTTTCAGCTTTGAGAAAGCAGACTATTTTGTTGAAtgttcatattttgttttgtagAAAGCCTTTTTACTTACTGAAGTAATGAAGGAAAGAGATGCGCAAATTGAatttaaaaagataaaagaaaactTGTACTGCAGTAAGCATGAAGAAATAGAACAGGAGCGTCTAAAAGCTGtacaaaaagaggaggaaaagatcaAGGAACGCCACGTGAAGAGACTGCAGCTTAGCAAGGAGCAGTTAGAACAGTAAATATAACCAAGATCACCCATTTGACATTCCACTTAATAAAATAAGGATTAGTTAAGGGAATACAATTCCCCTCTAAATACATAAGCTAGAATCTGAATGTGTTCAGCATTTAGAGGTATAAAATAAATCTTACTAgcttgttggggttttttttcttatggGGTATTTGATTAACAGCTACTATTGTATTGATATAAACTATTAATGTAAGAGATGACATTGTTCATTAGAGCACATTCTGAATAATCTTCCCTGCCTGAAAGCCAAATAATCACTTTCTCTTTAGATGGTAGAAGTTATGGACTGAGTAGTGCTGGATAGTGTTAGTCACCAATTTGATTGAAAGGTAACATTAATCTGTAAAACTGGCTAATTCTGCCAGTGCAGAAGATGCCGTGGTCTTCTCAGAATTGACCTGGATGTATGACTCCTGAACTGCTCCCTGCCTTTAACTCAaaacttttatttgtatttgtattgttaGATTTTAGTAATATGTGTTCATTTATTATCTTGTTCCCTTTTGTGTGCATTTTAGGATCAAAGAGCACGAACATCAAGCAGAAATCGACAggcaagaagagaaaaaagaaggggaagagatCCAGGCACTGGTCAGGCGACATCAATTGGAAATGATGCAGAAAGAGCAAGAGGAGTACAAGCAAAAACTTAAACGTAGACAGGCATATCTGGTTCGTAGCAATAACCCCATAGTCAAATGTTTGGCAGTTGGGACCTAAGGAATACTTTCTGATTTTAGTTATATAAACACTTAGATATTTTGTCTGTGAACACACCAGCTAAACAACTTACTAACAGATTTCTGCATAAAAATAGGAGAATTTACTTCTAGTACTTAGATTCTACTATAATAGAAACTCAGAGAGTGATGACAagaaagagggccttttcagCAAGGTCTTCCTGATCCCAAATTATAACATTGTTGGCCTCATTGTTTTGCTCcttcttaaatttatttatttattttgtatcaaaagtattgcataaattagtataaaactgataaaaatagaaggtgtgcaggtggctaaatatcttttgaccaaaaatgggcaacggcAACGGCATTAAATAATGACATATAAGTGACAAAATTTTTAAATGTTGGCATTAAGTCTAATGGTAGTTCCTCTTTGCTATCTTTGGGCAGAACACATGGCAGTGGTATATATCTGgtgtattgtttgtattgcttttGTGTTTCTAATTTTAATGTGTTCTGACTGCTATAAATGTTGtgaattttttaataaaaaagacaACTAAAAATTAGTGTTCTATAAGCCATGAGCATATCTGCAGTTATTTGATGTTTTAAGATATTAGATGTTTTAGTAAATAGAAAATGCAATCATATGTTTTTTCACTGTTGACTATGAAAGCCCTTCCCACTATTCCATAATCACTACAGGGAGCTTTTCAAGGcaattttctgtttttaaaactcCCAGTGTCCCGATCCCTGCTTGTTTATGTTGGCTTTGTTAATTATATTTACCTTTTTCATGACGTTAAAAATAACATAGCCCAACCAAAAAAGAATAATTCTTGGGGTCTTGGTTTTAGGCCAGTTCCtgggggttatttggggtgctgattcagaaaattgcattggatagacttcgTCAGCTTTAGTTTAGATATGGTTAGCATGATTCTTCATGGGCAGACAGACCGGTATATGGCATATCTTCAGTATTTTAAATACTAGAGCTATTGGGGGGAAATTAATcatttttggaaccagcaggGAAAAGATACCCAGAACATTtaaggcatcaaaatgtgtgttgggcaGTGTAATTTGAAACTAGAAGTAGACAGGTATGCATGGTTTATCTACCTACAACCTCCATGTGTGGAGACATGGTTGTGCAGGAGGAAGGGGGGTGTAGGGTTGATGAGGATAGCTCCACATGGAGACTCCTTTCACCACAGTACTCTTCAGCTTCTGTGGGACAAGATATGCAGAGAAAATCCTTTGAGTTCTTCACTGGTCCTGTTTGTCCACAAACTAGATGCTATAATGCATGCCTGCATGTATTTAACTCCAGGCCACTGTGGATTATGGTGACTTTAGTCACCATTTTCGTAGagaaagaatactcagaggtggttttctcGGTTCTACTAGAATATAGCCTACACCACCTTGTATTCATTGGTGGACTCCTACTCTGCTTAGCTTGCAAGATCATTCAGGATCTGATGCCCATGAAGCATTTATTTAGGCTGGGCTTAATTAGTGCAAATACACCAAACCCTCTTGCAATCTGGAAATTGCAGAGGGGCAATGATATTAGCTTCATTCAGACCCACCTCCTTAAAGCCGTGGGATGCCTTGATGCAGCAAATCCCAATGGAACAGCTGCACCGGAGCCACTGCTCTGTTGTTTCCTATTCCACTGAGTGGTGTAGAGGCAAGAGCTCAAGGAAAGTGAGTTTTTGGTGACTGTATTGGTCAGCAAATTATTTTCTCTGTGTGCGACTTGTCATTTAAAGGAGTACGTTGCTGATCAGAAAACTCTGAAAGCTATAGAaaagcaaaaagaagaagaaaatgatgaTAAAATTCGACGTCATTATCAAGCAAAGCGAGCTATGGCTAAgttgagaaaagaaaaggaagaggaactaCACAGGTAGGCAAAATCAGTGATTTATTTAAATACCTGATCAAAATCAAAGGAAATGCAGCTAGTATCATGCATTCTTTCAGCTTCACCTATATAGTATGCTGGAATATTATGCATATTGTTATTCTTTCAGTTTCTATATTACTTACTATATCTGTACAATTACTCAAAGTGATATAATGGGGctttttttggtggtggtggtggggggggggggtaagaaatCTCTATTTAGTTTCTTCCTGCAATGAGCTTGTTGTAGCTAATCAAATAAAGTGatacatgtattatttttatactgTTAAAGTTCCTTATAACAATAGTGATAAGCTGCCCCCCCAACATACAGATCATAACTTAGGTCTTAACTGAAACACAATCAACTGAGAGTATACTCCAACTAGCATAAGACGGGAAGGAAGTTTGGACCCCTTCCCCCGGCAGCATCTAAAGCTCTGAAAGACTGTTTGGGAGAATTGAGAATGGACATTGTGGGACACTGTGAGTTGTACAGGCCACTGCTATGCAAATTCAGGCATTCAATACCATTCCTTTGAGCTATCAGCTGCCAGTCTCTGAAGAGCTTCCACAGGCCATAGATATTGTTGTGTTTTCTggcatattaaaacattaaaaaaaaccactggTATAGTCTGCAGTAGAGGAGAGCAGAAATCATTGAAAAcattcttcccctccttttccttctgtgaAAGTTTTGTTGGGTCTGTGTCCTTGTAGGTAGGAGCTCTTCTGTTTGTAGAAGAAAACTAAGGATTTATGTCAACATTACATGTGGTGTGATTTCCCTCCCTTTAATCCCTTTAGCTCAAAAAGTAGAAATAAAGCATAAATCAGTATAAttccatggcagggggttggactagatggcccatgtggtctcttccaactctattctacaATTCTATAATTAAGCATCTACTATATATCACAGTATTTACATTTCATCCTTTTCCTAGTCCAGTAAGATGTCTAAACTTAGATGATTGTCTTGTGTTTCGCATCCTTTGCAATGAAGAATAAAGTATTTGAGCAAACAATATGAAATAGAAAGTAATGCTTGAGTTGAGTATCTCAAACAGGttccaacaatgttctttatgGAGATTAACTGCcttacaaataaagttaaaccCCTTAAAACTTATTCATAGCTAAAACAACAGaatcccctgacttgatcttaaaaacctcctTAAAcatagaagtttttttttttgttttaaacatACACATTTCCTCAAAATAGATCTTATACTAGGGGAAAATAACAGTGGTTTATACATGTGCTCCTCACTAAGTCAGTCAAGGATGGGACAGAAAAGCCTCCATCAAGTTAATACCTAAATCCTGTTGCTATTCACAGCTAGAGTAGATTCCATAGCAGAATGGCAAAAGTCAATATATATGTTCCATTGATTCATTGATTTGGTTGGGAGTCATTTGAATTTGGTCATATATTTACTAGTAGAGATAATGGCATCCTCCTTTGACTGGAGTTTTGTTTTTATTCAGTATGAAGGCATACCTCAGATTATTTTGTTGCATGCATGCAAACAGTGAGGTGCTGCCCACATTTGCTGAACTGTTGCAGGTTAATGGAGGTACACAGAGAGAATATTACTTACCGGCTCCTGAAGCAGATGCAAAAGAAGATTGATGATGAAGATGAGCGTATCGCGAGAGAGATTGCAGAAACAGAAGAGGAGATTGAAAATGAACGCAaagcaagagaagaaaaaaacaaagctGATCTCAAATCCATTAACGAGCACAGACTTGGTGTGGTAAGCTACACCCATACAATATCTTCTGAAAATGTTGTGGTTTTTTCTGAAAATGTCTTCTCTTAGAGCAGAGGGCCAAACTCAtttatgattgccttcaaaggaccatttgtaattgtaagactataaatgtaactatgttgccttgGCAATGAACGCcttgtgggccacataaaatgcaGTGGGCCAGATTCGGGCCACAGGCTGTGCATTTAATACATGTGTTTTAGAGACAAATGAAAGTGTGATCCTGAATATTTTACATGACAAATGTTTAGCAAATTTTGctttacaaataaaaatattaaggAGTAAATTGCCCAAGATACAAGAACAACTTATATCTAACTCAGGGTAAGTCAGTCCATGGGAATGAAATACTAGCTTTTACTATTTTGGATTAAgaattggattgtgtttttctagataaaaatgaaggaagaaaaagaaaaacaggaaaaaatagaAGCCAAAGAAATACTTAAGGGACAGATAGAAGCAGACCGGATCTATCAAGAACTGGAGAAGGACAAGAAACATAGATTTCACTGT is a window encoding:
- the CFAP210 gene encoding cilia- and flagella- associated protein 210 yields the protein MGTMLRPAVRFGRPRGQNREDMQDEKDEVEGIFLPVGVDLHEIAILSKAEWQRIQDSLTARAREVAQARAERKARKDLHLKSQALVKNWTNTIAGMSQMKLKAGKLRKEREEEVRRNIDLEEAKYQAHKRKEFIEKAKMQQHYENERVKGFHKAFLLTEVMKERDAQIEFKKIKENLYCSKHEEIEQERLKAVQKEEEKIKERHVKRLQLSKEQLEQIKEHEHQAEIDRQEEKKEGEEIQALVRRHQLEMMQKEQEEYKQKLKRRQAYLEYVADQKTLKAIEKQKEEENDDKIRRHYQAKRAMAKLRKEKEEELHRLMEVHRENITYRLLKQMQKKIDDEDERIAREIAETEEEIENERKAREEKNKADLKSINEHRLGVIKMKEEKEKQEKIEAKEILKGQIEADRIYQELEKDKKHRFHCANLKLQEAHVTQIAEKASKVEHEKQEELEYEKQKERIALWKEQEFQAYAKKVIDEASKTTQHLYPLYQAAKEGTMRESVYHKEPVQSPDKHSMKLPYIGDKARDMKLLHEHGYGDTKARLGFTW